Part of the Hemitrygon akajei chromosome 16, sHemAka1.3, whole genome shotgun sequence genome is shown below.
CATCTTCTAGGAAACTCAACAGGAGTTTAACCATTTGTGGAatctgatatcattctggagagaCTGAGTTCGCTAATCAATGTCTTGTTAAACTAATTTCTTCATTCCTTTGAGAACATCACTGATTTTCCTTGCACCATTTGATGTTTGATTATATGGAGAAATATTGTAGGAATAGGACTGATACCATTTTGTTTCATAAAATACCAAtaaaagtcagaatcagattcaggtttaatatcactggcatatgtcatgaaatttgttaacttcagcaatacaatgaaatacatgataaataaatatagaggaaaaagCAGAATTacggtaagtatatatatgtctattaaatagttaagttaaaataagtagtgcaaaaaaaacagaaataaaactgtagtgaggtagtgttcatggatccaatgttcatttagaaatctgatggcagaggggaagaagctgtttttaaatcactgagtgtgtgccttcaggcttctgtacctcctttctgatggtaataatgagaagagggcatgccctgtgtggtgggggtctttaataatgtatgtcaccttcctaaggcaccactccttgaagatgtcttggatactacagaggctagtacccatgatggagctgactaattttacaagtttctgtaacttactttgatcttgtacTGTAGCCCCCCTTCCCccataccagagggtgatgcagcaggtcagaatgctctcatggtacatttgtagaagtttttgagtattctAGTTGACAAaccaactctcctcaaactcttaatgaaatatagctgctgtcttgccttcttttttAGCTGCATCAttatgttgtgtccaggttaggtcctcagagatactgacaccccgggaacttgaaattgctcactctctccacttctgattcttctatgaggattggtgtgtgttccctcatcttactcttctgaagtccacaatcagctgtttggtcttgctgacactgagtacaaggttgttactGCGGTACCACTCGACTAACTGATACAGTAcacctcgctcctgtacgccctttcgtcaccatctgaaattcagccaacaatggttgtatcatcagcaaatttacagatagcacttgagctgtgcctagccacgcagccatgggtgtagagagagtatagcagcaggctaagcacacatccctgtagtGTACCATTATTGactgtcagcaaggtggagatttAAATTTCAATCCGcaaagattgtggtcttccagttaggaagtcaagaatcccgTTGCAGAGGCcaaggttctgtagcttttcgatcaggacAGTAGAAATGACAGCATTAACTGCTGATGTGTAGTAAATAAACAGCTTCCTGGcataggtatttgcattgtccaggtgatccaagactcTGTGGACTGAGGTGTGAACGGTACCCTGTCTATGTTGTACCTTGCCCAGGATTGCTAACAGCACCATCCAGGCAGAGGTAATTCTGCATTTAACCAGTATGTCAGGAGTGACTGattgcaacaataaatatatcaaCTTTTAGAGTTCAAACAGAATATATGAAACAAAATTTAGTGCTGAAtagatgtttattttttattattttcacaatggaagttagagaatatTGCAAAATAAAACCCCAAATCAAATGAAGAAATTTGCTTTAAATTAACCTGTACTAGAGAATTTTGTTACTCTGCAAATTCAAATCCTCTCTAGTTGCCAATTTCCCAATTTAGACTGTGATTCTCCTGAGCTTGGGGTGAGATCGTTAACAGTGAATAATCTCTTCCCTATCACCTTGCCAGAATCCCGTTCAGTTATTTCCCCTTTTCATAACCATTGCATGGCCAGGGTATGGGATAATGTCACTGGAGGGTCTTGTGCACACTGAATCAAATTGCTTTCTGGCCCAATTTATTGTCAATGGTAGGTCGGGGAGGTATTAAAGCACTCTGTTGTATTACCATATTACCTGATCCCACTGCTCTGACTGTTTCTACAAAAGTGCACTGAATTCCTAGATTTATTTTTCTGACCTGATGTTCATGATTATCAATCTGGTGTATAAGCCCCATTCTGGACTGAGGGATCCCAAATGCATTCCACACATGATCCATATAGTCGTATTTAACAAAATCTAGGCCGACAGGCCAAAGAGCaaagttttcctcagacccatgCAAAGATACACTATTAATGAGCAAGGGGAGATCTCCAAATTTATTTTCCCTAGTGAATTTTTATTCATATGTGAAATGAATGtaagcatggataacttcactcatcttaacactgaactgattccacagcctttgaagtcactttcaaggattctacaactcatgtctcagtattatttctgtacttatttattattcttattttgtgtttttatttgtatttgcacagtttgtcttttgcacattgattgtttaacagtctttgtgtgtatttttcattgattctattgtatttgtttgttctactgtgaatgcctgcaagaaaatgaatctcagggtagtatatggtgacataaacgcactttgataaaaaatttgctttgaactttgctggCAAGTTTAACATTTAATGCCTGTTTCTAAATGCTCATGGAAAGATGATGAAGAGCTGCCTTTGTGAAGGTGCTCAGGGCCTTGTGGTGAATGCAAACCTGTTGTTGATGTCCAGtaaggagttccaggatttagactcaGTGATGATGAAGGGATGATCATAAGTTTCCAAGTCAGCATATAACTTGTTCCCTTAGTGCCCTGGTCTTTCCAGTTGGTAGAATCTGCATGCTTGGGAGTCAAGCTGCTGTAGTACTTCCAGTCAGTATACACTAATACCACAGTGCActggtggtgaggaggggggaagggcaggagtgaggagggggTGTGTAAGTGCTTGGGATAGTGACCTGGATCCATTGAAATGAGTTGTTTTCCAATGTCTGGTATTGAATTAATGAATGTTATTGGAACTTAAGTTTGCAGGCAAATGGAGGGTTGCAACCATGGCAACCCTATTGAATGTTAAGGTGAAGTGAAGAGGCCATGGCCTGACACCTTTGTGATACAAACACATTACTACCTCACATACCATGTGTGAAGATTCCTTTATGAAGTAAACCTGCTCCTTTCTCATTTTTAAATTGCTCTACTGTGCACTGAGGCATTGTTTTTATGAGTTGTGGAAGGACAGATCTTATTGGTGGTAGCGTTTTGGGGAATGATGTCTGGGGCCGTGGCCCACTGTGTGGAGTACTGCCACAGTGAGAAGGCTGGGTTAATCGGAAAGGGTGGTGAGGTAATCGTGAGCTGCAGTTTTAACTAACTACTTCCGATTTCATGTGGCATCGCATCAAATTCTAAACTCATGAGTCATTGTTGCTGTCCAAAGTGTTAATTTTATGAAGTGATGTGCTGAGTGAATCCAGGTCCCTGTTCATTTCCTTTGTCAACCTCGTATTCCACAGAAGGCTGTCTTAGTGTTGTAATGAAATGTAACAGGAGCAACTCTGAATTTTCCTAATGGGCAGCAGTCTCTGTTGCTGGCCATAGGTACAATGTGGTGCTGGAGAACAGACCATGATCAATATGGTCAACTGTCCTTTCTAAAGAGCTGTGAATTATCAAAGGAAATGAAAACCAAGAGACAAGCAAGTCCACAGGTTTTAAGGTCTTGGAAAAGACAGAGTTAGGGTTTGAGACAGTGGTTAATGAGCCCCAACTTAAACAACGGAAATGTAAGGATGTGGTACATGTGACCAAAACACCACACACTGAAGCAAATGGGCAAGCAGGAATTAGATTCCATCTTCCTTCTTGCTGAGTGAGGACTATCAATTTGAAGAGCTTATAATTACCCTCAGCCCACATGGGCTTAATTAGGATTAAAACGAAGCCCACCTATGATATCTGTAAAGAGCAGCCCTTAATGTGTGCTTTAGCTGGGCAGAGTTTTAGACTTGGCAGTGTCACAAACTTGCTTCTACCCCACCGAGGCCCCAAAATGCCACTGGCTGCTTCAGGAAAAATGACTACCACGTGGATACTGCAACCAACCTTCCAGTCCTAAGGAATCACTGTTTCTCCTGGGATTTGTTATACCTGTACGGGAAAGTTTTACTTAAGATCCAAGGAACTGGTGCAACTTTCAGTTCTGGCAAAGCAAACTCAGGCTGGGCTTGCATTTTATGGAGCGCTCTCCTCTTTGTAACACTGGCAGTTACATCAATAGTAATACTGGTGGAGTGATTGGACGAATTTCCATTTGGTTCCAGGGTGTAGAGTGTACACTCAGACCATTTGTGTGTTTCTGCTTGCCTGATAGATATGGAGATTGTATCAACGTGGGCAAGCAAAGTCCAGGGAAGTGAGATGCAGATTGGCTTAGAGATCCTCACCAGATATCTGGAGAGTAAACAACTAAAGCATAAAGAATGTGCCAAGCAGTGTCAATGCCTCTGATTTCATTACTTCAGTAGGCCTTGTTACAGCAAACATATTGATGAGGAATTCTGATCCGATGAAGTCAGTGTCTTACAGATTTAACCAATGTTACATCACAGAACATTTCTCCTCAGCTGTCTGTCTTATCTCAGTGAACGTTTCCTGGGCCTTAACCTTGAGCGTGTCAAAGTCCATGTTTTGAATAGTCCCTAGGAATGAATCGttaacttcttcttcttcttcatcctGTTGCACCATCTTTGCCAGTTCCTCAGGCAGGCCTACGTCGCCCCCTGCCATCTGCAGCTGACTCTCATCTTTGTCGTTCTAAGTAGAACACAAATAAAGGAATTTAAATCTTGTTAGCCCATCACATCATTTCCAGCAACCTCCTCCATCTCTTTACCCATCCAAAGATGAGAAGATGGAGATTCATAACTGCTCATACACTTGCATTCTTCATACATGATAAGCGGGAATCTGCACCACAACCAGAGACTGTATCTTAACTATTGACTCGTGTGAGATGTTTGATATTGTCATCTCTCTTCTCTGAAACTCTAACTGTCATACAGACAGCACAGCAACCAGCCACAGTGAGATTCTTGGTCTGTGGCCCAGACAGTCCATGTTGCCAGCTGTGTCACTTTATAGGGATTTTGAGCTTAGCTGATGCCCCCAAGACTGTATTTTCTAATAGAGTTAACCAGAGCTCTGTCTGAGTTATCTTAGCATTTTGTGGTCAGCTGTTGGAGCGCCACACTATTTGTGAtattgagtatttatttatttgatttagtgacacagtgtggagtaggcccttctgccctcTTAGCTATGCTGTCTCAGCAACCTCTCAATCCCGATTTtaccctaacctaatcaagggacaatatacaatgaccaatcaccctacttggtatgcctttggactgtggtaggaaactggagcagtgggaaaacccacacattccacagggaagaggacgtacagactccttacagaatggcaccgGACTCGACCTCCAAACTCCGGAATGCCCCGAAGTGtagtagcatcatgctaaccactacactatcatggGGCCCTTTGATTGCTGCATATCTACCACATTTCCTGGGCTGTACCTGTCCCCATTGGCCCTCTGCCAATATTGTGCCAATCACCATATCTTCTGCAGAGTAACGTTTTTACTCTTAGTCACTTCTATGTGACAGTGGTCGTTCATCTAATGTGTGACACTGAGTTCATTTCCTGCACCCCTTGTGTCCTGGTTCAGTCCATGACTCCTATTCATGACAATGAGATCCATTCATCTACCCTGCCCTTGGCGTTCACGACCTGTGATCAATCCCTCCTACCTGTGGTAGACGGTATTTCTCCCTCATGTGCAATCGAACCGTTGCCCTTTCTGCTTTCCTTTGGGTAAATGCGTTGTCTCGTTCCATTCTAGAACAGGAAGAAAATTATATTTTAAGTCACTGAATTCAAAGCTTTGTTAGGTGCTTAGCTATTTTAACTTTGGTTCCATTTAATCTGAGACCGATGCCAAGGAAATTTGGTGAGTTTGATTTTTGGACTTTTTGGGAAGGTTTGTTTGAGGATGCAGTGGGTTGGACTCTCACTGCTGGAGGCTGCTTTCATTTCAACACATTTAGCTCAAGTTAATAGAATCGTTACTGATCCAAAAGTGTTTGCAGTGCTGGGGTACAGATCTGCCAAGAAATAATCGAGTGGCAACATGGCATACTCCAGTTCTATGGGCAGCCGTCGGGATACTCAGCATTGAGGTCGTGGGTCAGACTTAATGCAGTTCTTTTTAAGTTCGtatggatggttttggggacagagagggcaGTTAGGGGTCAGATTGGGGTTTAGAGACGAGGATGTTGGGGAGTTAAGAGGTCAGGCCGGCATCTAGGTACCACACTTGAATGCCAGTGATGTGGACCTGTGATGAACGACATCTGCAGTCCAGCCCTTCAATCT
Proteins encoded:
- the LOC140739975 gene encoding complexin-4-like; this translates as MTFFLKTMISGKLKDLGGGGGGGGGGGGGEEEKAAEGDGKPTPQSTGMTREEFEEYQRQLLEEKMERDNAFTQRKAERATVRLHMREKYRLPQNDKDESQLQMAGGDVGLPEELAKMVQQDEEEEEVNDSFLGTIQNMDFDTLKVKAQETFTEIRQTAEEKCSVM